The Flavobacterium piscisymbiosum genome includes a region encoding these proteins:
- a CDS encoding helix-turn-helix domain-containing protein: MIGEKIRKIRIIKGYSQEYIADLLEISQSAYSDIERGKTKINLVRLKKVALIFELEVNYIMDFNDNQFLRKSIQTSSKQIDNEKEMIVELFNKERELYREQIINLKNEIAYLRSKLDEKIP; the protein is encoded by the coding sequence ATGATTGGAGAAAAAATAAGGAAAATTAGAATTATTAAAGGATATTCTCAGGAATATATTGCTGATTTATTAGAAATATCGCAATCTGCTTACTCTGATATTGAACGAGGTAAAACAAAAATTAATTTAGTAAGGTTGAAGAAAGTAGCCTTAATTTTTGAACTTGAGGTGAATTATATTATGGATTTTAATGACAATCAATTCTTAAGAAAGTCAATTCAAACTAGTTCAAAACAGATTGATAATGAAAAAGAAATGATTGTAGAGCTTTTTAATAAGGAGCGTGAATTGTATAGAGAACAGATAATTAATTTAAAAAATGAAATTGCTTATTTAAGAAGTAAATTAGATGAAAAAATACCATAA
- a CDS encoding type 1 glutamine amidotransferase domain-containing protein translates to MKKNIAILATNGFEESELSSPKAYLEEQGWNADIISLKSGTIKSWKDGNWSKEYNVDVVLDQANEADYDALVLPGGVINPDLLRREEAAVNFVRSFFESKKPVAAICHGPQILVDADVLKGRKVTSFFSVKNDLINAGAQWEDSEVVVDNGLVTSRNPNDLPAFNKKMVEEIKEGKHERQTV, encoded by the coding sequence ATGAAAAAGAATATAGCCATATTAGCCACAAACGGTTTTGAAGAATCAGAATTATCATCGCCTAAAGCCTATTTAGAAGAGCAAGGTTGGAATGCAGATATCATCAGTTTGAAATCTGGAACTATCAAATCCTGGAAAGACGGAAATTGGAGCAAGGAATATAATGTTGATGTAGTATTAGATCAGGCAAATGAAGCAGATTACGATGCTTTGGTACTTCCGGGAGGAGTTATAAACCCTGATTTATTAAGAAGAGAAGAGGCTGCAGTAAATTTTGTACGTTCCTTTTTTGAAAGTAAAAAACCAGTAGCGGCTATTTGTCATGGTCCTCAAATTCTGGTAGATGCAGATGTTTTAAAAGGTCGAAAAGTAACTTCGTTCTTCTCTGTTAAAAACGATTTAATAAATGCCGGAGCACAATGGGAAGACTCAGAAGTAGTTGTAGACAACGGATTGGTTACCAGCCGAAACCCGAATGATTTGCCCGCTTTTAATAAAAAAATGGTAGAAGAAATTAAAGAAGGAAAACACGAGCGTCAGACAGTGTAA
- a CDS encoding response regulator transcription factor, protein MNVLLIEDDKRISEFIIKGLEENNFTVHLAETGEIARDLLQHDTWDIILMDIMLPGIDGIQLTKMMRFKKIHTPILMLSALSDTDDKVNALDSGADDYLVKPFHFKELISRVNALTRRTKFNYDKVETLYTLGSLTINPEEHKVTENDVLIDLSPREYKLLLFLLENRNKVMSRTQILNAVWGINYDNNTNVVDVYISYLRNKIEQNHKFIHTIKGTGYMLKE, encoded by the coding sequence ATGAATGTTCTACTCATTGAGGATGATAAACGCATTAGCGAATTTATTATAAAAGGTTTAGAAGAAAATAATTTTACGGTGCATCTGGCTGAAACGGGCGAGATTGCACGGGATCTTCTTCAGCACGATACCTGGGATATTATCCTGATGGATATTATGTTACCGGGAATCGACGGAATTCAGCTGACGAAAATGATGCGTTTCAAGAAAATTCATACTCCAATATTAATGCTCAGCGCGCTCAGCGATACTGATGATAAAGTCAATGCGCTGGATTCCGGTGCCGATGATTATTTGGTTAAACCGTTTCATTTTAAGGAATTGATTTCGAGGGTAAATGCTTTGACGCGCAGAACTAAATTTAATTATGATAAAGTAGAAACTTTATACACCTTGGGAAGTTTAACCATAAACCCTGAAGAACATAAGGTTACAGAAAATGATGTTTTGATTGATTTATCTCCGCGTGAATACAAATTGCTTTTATTTTTACTGGAAAACAGAAACAAGGTAATGTCAAGAACTCAGATTTTAAACGCAGTCTGGGGCATTAATTATGATAATAACACGAATGTTGTAGATGTTTATATTTCTTATTTAAGAAACAAAATCGAGCAAAATCATAAATTCATCCATACCATAAAAGGAACCGGATATATGCTTAAAGAATAG
- a CDS encoding sensor histidine kinase: protein MKIRNRFTLISSFTFSVVFVIASIITYLSFYSYSEKIIFNELQKTCLLTGIFYLEKDELPENQHLIIGQQFRENSLEIISRVYNNKNEIVYGDKTVDQNINAERLDYIRKNRKLNFKSNHHFYFGSFYHDNQGDFVVFVKKNDQEFKTITNRLLIIMILVLISGLITIYIVSRLLSNLAYSPIKNIINQVNEIEASSLDRHIVSPNTKDDIQELIETYNNLFKRLSDTFIIQKNFINYVSHEFKTPLTAISGNLEVFAQKDRTSVEYKEMSEKVLENVYQIEDTMNTLMMLSGLRNNTELNEIFRVDELVWDINDQLPDVYELKSSQIQIAIEIVNDKLLSIKGNSNEIKIALYNIIENAVKYSNGNPIKISLLQQDDQLKIVIEDHGTGISEEDLKFIKQTFYRGKNVNDIKGSGVGLSLANIIFKQNNIHFTITSKKDVGTTVTLLFPPL, encoded by the coding sequence ATGAAAATTCGCAACAGGTTTACCTTAATATCTTCTTTTACGTTTAGCGTTGTCTTTGTCATTGCTTCTATTATTACGTATTTGTCTTTTTACAGTTATTCGGAAAAAATCATTTTTAATGAACTTCAGAAAACGTGTTTGCTAACTGGGATTTTTTATCTGGAAAAAGATGAATTACCGGAGAATCAGCATTTGATTATTGGACAGCAATTCAGGGAAAATTCACTTGAGATTATTTCGCGTGTTTATAACAACAAAAATGAGATCGTATACGGCGATAAAACAGTCGACCAAAATATAAATGCAGAACGGCTGGATTACATTCGTAAGAATCGAAAATTGAATTTTAAATCGAATCATCATTTTTATTTCGGAAGTTTTTATCATGATAATCAGGGTGATTTTGTGGTTTTTGTCAAGAAAAACGATCAGGAATTTAAAACCATTACCAACAGATTATTAATCATTATGATTTTGGTTTTAATAAGCGGATTAATCACGATATATATTGTGAGCCGTTTGCTTTCGAATCTGGCGTATAGTCCCATAAAAAATATTATCAATCAGGTAAATGAAATCGAAGCATCGTCGCTCGATCGCCATATTGTTTCGCCAAACACCAAAGATGATATTCAGGAACTGATCGAGACGTATAATAATTTGTTTAAGCGACTATCGGATACTTTTATCATTCAGAAAAACTTTATCAATTATGTTTCGCATGAATTCAAAACACCTTTAACGGCAATTTCCGGAAACCTTGAAGTATTTGCTCAAAAAGACAGAACTAGTGTAGAATACAAAGAAATGTCTGAAAAAGTATTAGAAAACGTGTATCAGATCGAAGATACGATGAACACGCTGATGATGCTTTCGGGATTGAGAAACAATACAGAACTCAATGAAATTTTCAGGGTCGATGAATTGGTTTGGGACATCAACGATCAATTGCCGGATGTGTATGAATTAAAAAGTTCTCAGATACAAATTGCTATTGAAATTGTCAATGACAAACTGCTTTCGATAAAAGGAAACAGTAATGAAATTAAGATTGCTTTGTATAATATTATAGAAAATGCCGTAAAATACTCTAACGGAAATCCTATCAAAATAAGTTTGCTGCAACAGGATGATCAGCTTAAAATTGTAATTGAAGATCACGGAACCGGAATTAGCGAAGAGGATTTAAAATTCATCAAACAAACCTTTTACAGGGGCAAAAATGTCAATGATATAAAAGGCAGCGGCGTTGGGCTTTCGTTGGCCAATATTATATTCAAACAAAATAATATTCACTTTACCATTACATCCAAAAAAGATGTTGGAACGACGGTAACCTTATTATTTCCGCCACTCTAA
- a CDS encoding TolC family protein — MKRILLTLLVIVSHKSVAQTAAINDTIVLSRTQAEALFLDKNIALLSEKLNIDIADAQVIQAKLWPNPTLTIGELNLWHNATAQEVPPLWGNFGKTTQVTAELEQLVQTAGKRKKLIAMEKVSADIAKEYFKTFLRNLKIEFRGNLTELQYTQAQEAVYKKQLSSMQTMLKGYGNQVAQGNIGRGEYIRLKASELQFLKEISDLKKENNSLQKELKVLMNLPATSYIKLTDEGFVPDNKNIENINLGNLMASAIENRPDIKVIKLGNDYNDNKYKYEKAMRTPDVTLGISYDRGASTMNDFVGLGFALDLPFFNRNQGNIKAAKIAIEQGKLLTEEKTISVQSEVLQAYEDLVVTKKLYESVEANYESDLDKLLESYRKNFMQRNTSMLEYLDFVDAYLDNKSILLNSKKDLNKNLEELRYIAGQEIN; from the coding sequence TTGAAACGTATACTCTTAACTCTACTCGTTATTGTATCGCACAAAAGTGTGGCACAAACTGCTGCAATAAACGATACAATTGTTCTTTCCCGAACACAGGCCGAGGCTTTGTTTCTGGATAAGAATATTGCTCTTCTTTCTGAAAAACTAAACATTGACATTGCCGATGCGCAGGTGATTCAGGCTAAATTATGGCCGAATCCTACGCTGACGATTGGCGAGCTTAACCTTTGGCACAATGCTACAGCGCAGGAAGTTCCGCCGTTATGGGGCAATTTTGGTAAAACTACTCAGGTTACGGCAGAACTGGAACAACTCGTACAAACAGCCGGAAAACGTAAAAAGCTTATCGCGATGGAAAAAGTGAGCGCTGATATTGCTAAAGAATACTTTAAAACTTTTTTGCGTAATCTAAAAATCGAATTTAGAGGTAATCTTACTGAACTTCAATATACTCAGGCTCAGGAAGCGGTTTACAAAAAACAGCTTTCGTCGATGCAAACCATGCTAAAAGGATATGGCAATCAGGTCGCTCAGGGAAATATTGGCCGTGGCGAATACATTCGACTAAAAGCATCTGAACTGCAGTTCTTAAAAGAAATCAGTGATTTAAAGAAAGAAAACAATTCACTACAAAAAGAATTGAAGGTTTTAATGAATCTGCCTGCTACAAGCTACATCAAACTTACAGATGAGGGTTTTGTTCCTGACAATAAAAATATCGAAAATATCAACTTAGGCAATCTTATGGCTTCGGCAATAGAAAATCGTCCTGATATTAAAGTCATTAAGTTAGGAAATGATTACAACGATAATAAGTACAAATACGAAAAAGCAATGCGAACGCCAGATGTTACACTGGGCATTAGCTACGATCGTGGTGCCAGTACGATGAACGATTTCGTGGGACTTGGTTTTGCTTTGGATCTTCCGTTTTTTAATAGAAATCAAGGGAATATAAAAGCGGCTAAAATAGCAATCGAACAAGGTAAATTATTGACCGAAGAGAAAACGATTAGCGTACAATCTGAGGTTTTACAAGCTTATGAAGATTTAGTAGTAACTAAAAAATTATATGAAAGTGTCGAGGCTAATTATGAATCAGATTTAGATAAACTTCTCGAAAGCTACCGCAAAAACTTCATGCAGCGCAACACCAGTATGTTAGAATATCTTGATTTTGTTGATGCCTACTTAGACAACAAATCGATCCTGCTGAATTCTAAAAAAGACCTGAACAAAAACCTTGAAGAATTGCGTTACATCGCGGGTCAGGAAATCAATTAA
- a CDS encoding efflux RND transporter periplasmic adaptor subunit: MKKLILLPILGLMLVYGCGKKEEIKDTKEEKFCIDKDLKEKITIEPVQKRSVSESINLTGNITYDADHVVQFNSLVEGIITKTTFSLGDYVKKGQILAEIKSTELNSMQSESKSFQSQIAVAQRNLQSTKSMFEDGIASQKDLMQAQSELDVLKSSLENVKANLAMFSASSERSVFLIKAPTEGYIVAKNISPGMQITDGSEPLFTISDLKEIWVLVNVYTSNLKNVSENMLVDVTTPAYPDEIFKGKIKMMAKVFDADEHVLKARIVMENKNLKLKPGMTADIIIDKSKGGEMLVAVPAKAVIFDNNRDHILIYKNDCTIETREVNPIIKNNNWIYFDKGVNEGEMVITKNQLLIHERLKN; encoded by the coding sequence ATGAAGAAACTTATTTTACTCCCGATACTTGGGTTAATGCTCGTTTACGGATGTGGCAAAAAAGAAGAAATCAAAGATACAAAAGAGGAAAAATTTTGTATCGACAAAGACTTAAAAGAAAAAATCACGATCGAACCGGTACAAAAACGTTCGGTTAGTGAATCGATAAACCTTACCGGAAATATAACGTATGATGCTGATCACGTAGTGCAGTTTAATAGCCTTGTAGAAGGGATTATTACCAAAACTACTTTTTCATTGGGTGATTATGTCAAAAAAGGACAAATTCTGGCCGAGATAAAAAGTACAGAACTCAACAGTATGCAATCTGAAAGTAAATCGTTTCAATCGCAAATAGCGGTAGCACAACGTAATTTACAATCGACCAAATCGATGTTTGAAGACGGAATCGCTTCTCAGAAAGATTTAATGCAGGCACAAAGCGAACTGGATGTTTTAAAATCTTCTTTAGAAAATGTAAAAGCCAATCTCGCTATGTTTAGCGCCAGCAGCGAAAGATCTGTTTTTTTGATAAAAGCACCAACTGAGGGTTATATAGTAGCTAAAAACATAAGCCCGGGAATGCAGATTACAGATGGCAGCGAGCCACTTTTTACTATTTCTGATCTCAAAGAAATCTGGGTTTTGGTCAATGTATACACCAGTAATTTAAAAAATGTAAGTGAAAATATGTTGGTCGATGTTACGACACCGGCATATCCGGATGAAATTTTTAAAGGAAAAATAAAAATGATGGCAAAAGTTTTTGATGCTGATGAACATGTTCTGAAAGCCAGAATTGTAATGGAAAACAAAAACTTAAAACTAAAACCGGGAATGACTGCCGATATCATTATCGATAAAAGTAAAGGCGGAGAAATGTTAGTTGCTGTTCCTGCAAAAGCAGTGATTTTTGATAACAATCGCGATCATATCCTGATTTATAAAAACGATTGTACGATAGAAACCAGAGAAGTGAATCCGATTATAAAAAACAACAACTGGATTTATTTTGATAAAGGAGTTAATGAAGGTGAAATGGTGATTACTAAAAATCAACTGTTAATTCACGAACGATTAAAAAACTAA
- a CDS encoding efflux RND transporter permease subunit: MKKFVQGLVAFSLKNSLIVFFLTAVLLVAGIVSYIHTPIEAFPDVTNTRARIITQWPGRSAEEVEKFITLPISKQMNTIPKKAEVRSISLFGLSVVTVLFDDDVEDFYAQQYASNRLNGLDLPEGADVDIEPPSGATGEIFRYIIKSDLPIKEIKAIQDWVIERELIAVPGVADVVSFGGEEKIFEIKINPTELENYNLSALDVYEAVSKSNVNVGGDVIQRGDQAYVVRGVGLINKVEDIGNILIETKGSSPILVKHVAEVSISAKPRLGQVGLDGDDDVVEGIVIMLRGENPGEVIKRLKDRLAELNERVLPDNVKIVPFIDRTKLVDTTVHTVTKNLIEGILLVSLIVFIFLYNWRTSLIVASVIPLSFLFAIIMLRIQGLPANLISMGALDFGLLLEGTLVIVEQVFVSLEKKAHKVGMERFNNMSKMGLIKKSVGSVATYIFFALIILIVALMPIFSFTKVEGKMFSPLAFTLSYALLGSLILSLTYVPAMCKVMLTKNIVEKENMISRFFRENLFKLFKWSTKHRKATIYAFLALLAVCCAKFAFYGSEFIPKLNEGAIYVRATLPNSINLDEAVRLTKEMKTKIRKFEEVIFVLTQTGRPNDGTDPTGFFNIELHIELKHQDEWKRDISKEQLIAEIKKELDVYPGIGFGFSQPIQDNVEEYVAGVKSPLVIKIFGNDLFQLEAMAAKVAKSIKDVKGIEDINVYKNIGLPELRIQLHDEKMARYAITTADAQAVIRMTIGGQAATKFYDDEKIFDITLRFEKEYRDSKEKIEDILIPTMNGKKVPLKEIATVEYKTGPTFIYREGNSRYIAVGFSIEGRDLGSTIDEAQKKVAAEVKLPKENVMKWAGEFESKERASRQLAMIVPVVLILILCLLYFNFGNFKDTMVAVSAMPYAFIGGFLSLWATGTVFGISAGIGFIILFGVSAIDSIVLIGIIKENMRAGMHLKDAISNGIYARIRPIVMIALMGSLGLLPAALSTGMGSEVQKPLAIMIVGGLITCMILSLTVLPQVFYLVYRKKDLSNTES; the protein is encoded by the coding sequence ATGAAAAAATTTGTACAAGGACTGGTCGCTTTCTCGCTAAAAAACTCCCTTATAGTTTTTTTCCTGACAGCAGTACTACTAGTCGCCGGAATAGTCAGCTATATCCATACCCCCATCGAAGCTTTCCCTGATGTAACCAATACAAGGGCAAGAATCATTACGCAATGGCCCGGAAGAAGTGCCGAAGAAGTAGAGAAATTCATCACACTTCCGATTTCGAAACAAATGAACACGATTCCTAAAAAAGCCGAAGTACGTTCTATTTCGCTTTTCGGATTATCGGTTGTAACGGTATTATTTGATGATGATGTCGAAGATTTTTACGCACAGCAATATGCCTCAAATCGCCTTAACGGATTAGATCTTCCGGAAGGTGCAGATGTTGATATTGAACCGCCATCCGGAGCAACGGGTGAGATATTCAGGTATATCATCAAAAGTGATTTACCTATTAAAGAAATCAAAGCCATTCAGGATTGGGTAATCGAAAGAGAACTAATTGCTGTTCCCGGAGTTGCCGATGTGGTGAGTTTTGGTGGTGAAGAAAAAATCTTCGAAATCAAAATTAATCCAACCGAATTAGAAAACTACAACTTATCTGCACTTGATGTTTACGAAGCTGTTTCTAAAAGTAATGTAAATGTTGGCGGAGACGTGATTCAGCGTGGTGATCAGGCTTATGTGGTACGCGGAGTTGGTTTGATCAATAAAGTCGAAGATATTGGTAATATTTTAATCGAAACCAAAGGATCATCGCCCATATTAGTAAAACACGTTGCCGAAGTTTCAATATCTGCCAAACCAAGATTAGGTCAGGTAGGTTTAGATGGCGATGATGATGTGGTAGAAGGAATCGTGATTATGTTACGCGGAGAAAATCCGGGTGAAGTAATCAAGAGATTGAAAGATCGTTTGGCAGAACTTAATGAAAGAGTGCTGCCAGATAATGTAAAAATAGTTCCGTTTATAGATCGTACCAAATTGGTCGACACAACAGTACATACCGTGACCAAGAATCTTATCGAAGGGATTTTACTGGTATCGCTAATCGTGTTTATTTTCCTTTACAACTGGAGAACCTCATTGATTGTGGCTTCTGTGATTCCGCTTTCGTTTTTGTTTGCCATTATTATGTTGAGAATTCAGGGATTACCTGCGAACTTAATTTCTATGGGAGCGCTTGATTTTGGATTACTCCTCGAAGGAACATTGGTTATTGTCGAACAAGTCTTTGTGTCGCTCGAAAAGAAAGCGCATAAAGTGGGAATGGAACGCTTTAACAATATGAGCAAAATGGGACTTATCAAGAAAAGTGTGGGCAGCGTAGCCACGTACATTTTCTTTGCACTGATCATTTTAATCGTTGCGCTGATGCCTATTTTCTCTTTCACGAAAGTGGAAGGAAAAATGTTCTCTCCCCTAGCCTTCACACTAAGTTACGCGCTATTAGGATCGTTGATTTTATCCCTTACTTATGTTCCTGCAATGTGTAAAGTCATGCTGACAAAAAATATTGTAGAGAAAGAAAATATGATCTCGCGTTTCTTTAGAGAAAACCTTTTTAAACTTTTTAAATGGAGTACCAAACATCGCAAAGCAACAATATATGCTTTCCTTGCTTTATTGGCAGTTTGTTGTGCGAAGTTCGCTTTTTATGGTTCAGAATTTATTCCTAAACTGAATGAAGGAGCTATTTATGTAAGAGCTACTTTGCCTAACAGTATCAATCTGGACGAAGCGGTAAGACTTACCAAAGAAATGAAAACGAAAATAAGGAAATTCGAAGAAGTAATATTTGTCCTGACACAAACCGGGAGACCAAATGACGGAACAGATCCAACCGGATTTTTTAATATCGAATTGCATATCGAATTAAAACATCAGGACGAATGGAAACGCGATATAAGCAAAGAACAATTAATCGCCGAGATCAAAAAAGAACTCGATGTATATCCCGGAATTGGTTTTGGATTTAGCCAGCCTATTCAGGATAATGTTGAGGAATATGTTGCCGGAGTAAAAAGTCCGCTGGTGATTAAGATATTCGGAAATGATCTTTTTCAACTCGAAGCCATGGCTGCAAAAGTCGCCAAATCGATCAAAGATGTAAAAGGAATCGAAGATATTAATGTCTACAAAAACATTGGTTTACCCGAATTAAGGATTCAGCTTCACGACGAAAAAATGGCGCGTTATGCCATAACAACCGCCGATGCGCAAGCGGTAATAAGAATGACCATTGGAGGTCAGGCCGCAACCAAGTTTTATGATGATGAAAAGATCTTTGATATCACCTTACGTTTTGAAAAAGAATATCGGGACTCAAAAGAAAAAATCGAAGACATTCTGATTCCAACTATGAATGGTAAAAAAGTACCGCTGAAAGAAATCGCAACCGTAGAATATAAAACAGGCCCAACATTCATCTATCGCGAGGGAAACAGTCGCTACATAGCAGTAGGATTCAGCATCGAGGGACGAGATTTAGGAAGTACTATTGACGAAGCACAGAAAAAAGTTGCCGCAGAAGTAAAACTTCCTAAAGAAAATGTAATGAAATGGGCAGGAGAATTCGAAAGCAAAGAAAGAGCTTCGAGACAATTAGCAATGATTGTTCCCGTTGTATTGATCTTGATTTTATGTCTGCTGTATTTCAATTTTGGTAATTTCAAAGATACAATGGTCGCTGTGAGTGCCATGCCTTACGCCTTTATTGGTGGTTTCTTATCGCTTTGGGCAACAGGAACCGTATTCGGGATATCGGCCGGAATCGGATTTATTATTCTCTTTGGAGTCAGCGCCATCGACAGTATTGTCCTCATCGGAATCATTAAGGAAAATATGAGGGCGGGAATGCATTTAAAAGATGCCATATCCAACGGAATTTACGCCAGAATTCGTCCTATTGTGATGATTGCCCTAATGGGGTCGCTTGGATTATTACCTGCAGCATTGTCTACAGGAATGGGTTCTGAAGTTCAGAAACCATTGGCCATCATGATTGTGGGCGGATTAATAACCTGTATGATTTTATCCTTGACGGTTTTACCACAAGTGTTTTATCTGGTCTATCGTAAAAAAGATCTGAGTAACACAGAATCATAA
- a CDS encoding response regulator, producing MNKGGPIIIIEDDLDDQEILTDIFIELDYKNEIIFFSEGEKALEYLTSTQVEPFIIFSDINMPKLNGMELREKIHQNEDLRLKSIPYLFFSTSAEQKHVVDAYSKSIQGFFVKPSDYNEIREMIKTIVSYWETCVSPNYVK from the coding sequence ATGAACAAAGGCGGGCCAATTATTATAATTGAAGATGATCTCGACGATCAGGAAATTTTAACTGATATCTTTATAGAACTTGATTATAAAAATGAAATTATCTTTTTTTCCGAAGGCGAAAAAGCATTAGAATACTTAACCTCTACACAAGTTGAGCCTTTTATTATTTTTTCTGACATCAATATGCCAAAATTAAATGGCATGGAATTGCGGGAAAAAATTCATCAAAACGAAGATTTAAGACTCAAATCAATCCCCTACTTGTTCTTTTCTACAAGTGCAGAACAAAAACATGTTGTCGATGCTTATTCAAAATCTATTCAGGGATTTTTTGTTAAGCCATCTGACTATAACGAAATTAGAGAAATGATTAAAACAATTGTAAGTTACTGGGAAACTTGTGTTTCTCCCAACTATGTAAAGTAA
- a CDS encoding GNAT family N-acetyltransferase — protein MSDNTSQTYTQNTIIVEKVDNQEQIETAFSIRRQVFVEEQNVSQERESMDDEEAVHYLATVNGLPAGAARYRKMEKGAKIERIAVLNTFRGQRIGEAILLKILDDLKNEAKIYLYAQVIATPFYIKNGFRQTDNYFLDAGIEHVEMDFIK, from the coding sequence ATGAGCGATAACACCAGTCAAACCTATACACAAAATACAATTATAGTTGAGAAAGTCGATAATCAAGAACAAATAGAAACCGCATTTTCAATAAGAAGACAAGTATTTGTAGAAGAACAAAATGTATCGCAGGAACGCGAATCGATGGATGATGAAGAAGCCGTACACTACTTGGCAACCGTAAATGGATTACCAGCCGGAGCAGCGCGATACCGAAAAATGGAAAAAGGAGCAAAAATCGAAAGAATTGCTGTCCTGAATACCTTTAGAGGGCAACGAATTGGTGAAGCGATTCTATTGAAAATTTTAGACGATTTAAAAAACGAAGCCAAAATTTATCTTTATGCTCAGGTAATTGCCACCCCGTTCTACATCAAAAACGGATTCAGACAAACGGATAATTATTTCCTCGATGCCGGAATTGAGCACGTCGAAATGGATTTTATAAAATAA